The following are encoded in a window of Pseudomonas graminis genomic DNA:
- the thiO gene encoding glycine oxidase ThiO, whose translation MLDQHIIIIGGGVIGLLTAFNLASKGRNVTLIDRSEVGQESSWAGGGIVSPLYPWRYSPAVTALSHWSQDFYPQLAERLLAITGIDPQVHKTGLYWLDLDDEAEALQWAARMNRPLTSVDISAVYDAVPVMGGGYSRAVHMADVANVRNPRLVKSLKAALLALPNVVIREHCQVIDFVREGDRVLGVTTDEGDVLGDSVVLAAGAWSGDLLGKLGLALPVEPVKGQMILYKCAADFLPSMILAKGRYAIPRRDGHILIGSTLEHEGFDKTPTENALDSLKASAIELIPALAEAHVVGHWAGLRPGSPDGIPFIGPVPDHEGLWLNCGHYRNGLVLAPASCQLLTDLLVGDEPIIDEAPYAPAGRLNA comes from the coding sequence GTGCTAGATCAACACATCATTATCATCGGCGGCGGCGTCATCGGTCTCCTGACCGCCTTCAACCTCGCCTCCAAAGGCCGAAATGTAACGCTGATCGACCGCTCGGAAGTCGGCCAGGAATCCTCTTGGGCTGGTGGCGGCATCGTGTCGCCGCTTTATCCATGGCGCTACAGCCCGGCCGTAACAGCACTCTCACACTGGTCGCAGGATTTTTACCCACAGCTCGCCGAACGTTTGCTGGCGATCACCGGCATTGATCCGCAAGTGCACAAGACTGGCCTTTACTGGCTGGACCTGGATGACGAAGCAGAAGCGCTCCAGTGGGCGGCGCGCATGAACCGTCCCCTGACATCGGTGGATATTTCCGCCGTGTACGACGCCGTGCCCGTCATGGGCGGTGGCTATTCACGTGCGGTGCACATGGCCGACGTCGCCAACGTGCGCAACCCGCGTCTGGTCAAGTCGCTGAAGGCTGCGTTATTGGCGTTGCCCAATGTGGTGATTCGAGAGCACTGCCAGGTCATCGACTTCGTGCGCGAAGGTGATCGGGTACTGGGTGTCACGACGGACGAGGGCGATGTACTCGGCGACAGCGTGGTGCTGGCCGCCGGTGCATGGAGCGGCGACTTGCTTGGCAAACTGGGGCTGGCGCTGCCCGTTGAGCCGGTAAAAGGTCAGATGATTCTCTACAAATGCGCGGCCGACTTTCTGCCTAGCATGATCCTCGCGAAGGGTCGTTACGCCATCCCCCGGCGCGACGGACATATCCTCATCGGCAGTACGCTCGAGCACGAAGGGTTTGATAAGACACCCACCGAAAATGCGCTGGACAGCCTGAAAGCTTCGGCGATTGAATTGATCCCCGCGTTGGCGGAAGCCCATGTGGTCGGGCACTGGGCGGGTTTGCGACCGGGCTCGCCGGACGGCATTCCTTTCATCGGCCCGGTGCCGGATCATGAAGGCTTGTGGCTGAACTGCGGGCACTACCGCAACGGCCTGGTGCTGGCGCCGGCCTCATGTCAGTTGTTGACGGATTTGCTGGTGGGGGATGAGCCGATTATTGATGAGGCGCCGTATGCGCCTGCGGGAAGACTCAACGCCTGA
- a CDS encoding GspH/FimT family pseudopilin, translating to MNQQGLTLIELLAGLVIVGIVATLAIPAFGQLIDSQRRQDTAQQLASGLRMARTEAILRSQPVVMQALENDWSRGWNVFVDSNRNQFKDEGELSLTEFASHRNVRVVGNSKVAARIGFDNTGRLLNNANGTLAVCLKDSPVSRYQLAIAVTGRVTLRSEGFGSEPCA from the coding sequence GTGAACCAGCAAGGATTGACGCTGATAGAACTGCTGGCAGGGCTGGTGATTGTCGGCATCGTCGCCACGCTGGCGATCCCCGCCTTCGGGCAATTGATCGACTCACAGCGCCGTCAGGACACGGCCCAGCAACTGGCCAGCGGGCTGCGAATGGCCAGGACCGAGGCAATTCTGCGCAGTCAGCCGGTGGTGATGCAGGCGCTGGAAAATGACTGGAGCCGAGGCTGGAACGTGTTCGTTGACAGCAACCGCAACCAGTTCAAGGACGAGGGCGAGCTGTCACTGACCGAGTTCGCCAGCCACCGAAACGTCAGGGTCGTCGGCAACAGCAAAGTGGCTGCGCGGATAGGTTTTGATAACACGGGGAGGCTGCTGAACAACGCCAACGGCACACTGGCAGTGTGCCTCAAAGACTCACCCGTCAGTCGCTATCAGTTGGCAATTGCGGTGACCGGCAGGGTCACGCTGCGATCCGAAGGATTCGGCAGCGAGCCCTGTGCATGA
- the pilV gene encoding type IV pilus modification protein PilV: MTLIEVLVALLIFSVGILGVAMLQLNALKYTDSSMRSLHVSFIAHDLFERIRANPGTRYALSSLSQAPTSGSLAVPRQQDLYDFATQLKRAAGDDAEASIAVAGSSVTLTLTWDDSRASQDAAQKQTLTLTADVSAERVARP, encoded by the coding sequence ATGACATTGATCGAAGTGCTGGTCGCGTTGCTGATCTTCAGCGTCGGCATATTGGGCGTGGCGATGTTGCAGCTCAATGCGCTGAAGTACACCGACAGCTCGATGCGCAGCCTGCACGTCAGCTTCATCGCCCATGACCTTTTCGAGCGCATCCGCGCCAATCCTGGCACCCGCTACGCGCTGTCTTCTCTGAGTCAGGCTCCGACCTCCGGCAGTCTCGCCGTGCCTCGCCAGCAAGACCTGTACGACTTCGCGACGCAGTTGAAACGCGCGGCCGGTGACGACGCCGAGGCATCCATAGCGGTGGCGGGATCGAGCGTGACCCTCACGCTGACGTGGGACGATTCCCGTGCCAGCCAGGACGCCGCGCAGAAGCAAACGCTTACGCTGACCGCAGATGTCTCTGCCGAGCGGGTCGCACGACCATGA
- a CDS encoding GspH/FimT family pseudopilin translates to MPKRCRGFTLIELLVTITLVSILAAIAIPSFSSAIQNTKADTEVSDFQRFLNYARQQAINSGTVIRIAPTVAGAAWNTQLFAYDPTVSPITALRVLSAMDTTSVLTVGGNPVAIDFNNLGGLAAPVPVPAGPLVITYTRGTITKVINICLTGRIALGACI, encoded by the coding sequence ATGCCCAAACGGTGTCGGGGTTTTACGTTGATCGAGTTGCTGGTGACCATCACGTTGGTCAGCATCCTCGCCGCAATCGCCATTCCGAGTTTCAGCTCTGCCATTCAGAACACCAAGGCCGACACCGAGGTAAGCGACTTTCAACGGTTCCTTAATTACGCCCGCCAACAGGCTATAAACAGTGGCACCGTTATTCGCATAGCGCCTACCGTGGCGGGTGCTGCATGGAATACTCAGTTATTTGCCTACGATCCCACCGTGAGCCCGATAACTGCGCTGCGTGTCCTCTCGGCTATGGACACGACCTCAGTGCTGACAGTGGGCGGTAATCCTGTTGCGATTGACTTCAACAACCTGGGCGGTTTGGCCGCCCCGGTGCCGGTGCCTGCGGGTCCTTTGGTCATCACCTATACCCGCGGCACCATCACCAAAGTGATCAACATATGCCTGACCGGCCGTATCGCATTGGGCGCCTGTATATGA
- a CDS encoding type IV pilin protein, translating to MSRTGRGFTLIELLIAIAIVAILAAVAYPQYSEYTRKTRRSEIAGMLIEEAQRLERFHSRAGQYSDVSGPPAFSHEVSFGNAFYRIEAERKERTFTLTASPIGGGMMAGDACGSFVLENTGRRDNLGMSGAASVSGCWGR from the coding sequence ATGAGCAGGACGGGTAGAGGCTTCACCCTGATTGAGTTGCTGATTGCCATCGCGATCGTCGCGATACTTGCCGCCGTCGCGTACCCGCAGTACAGCGAATACACCCGGAAAACCCGCCGCTCGGAGATCGCTGGGATGCTGATTGAAGAAGCGCAGAGACTGGAGCGGTTTCATTCGCGGGCTGGGCAGTATTCGGACGTCAGCGGGCCGCCGGCATTTAGTCATGAAGTGTCGTTCGGGAATGCGTTTTACCGGATAGAGGCTGAACGCAAGGAACGGACGTTTACGCTGACTGCGTCGCCGATTGGCGGGGGGATGATGGCGGGCGATGCCTGCGGCAGCTTTGTGCTGGAAAACACCGGCAGGCGCGACAATCTCGGGATGTCGGGGGCTGCCAGTGTGTCGGGGTGTTGGGGGCGGTGA
- a CDS encoding PilW family protein — MKYRAKGFGLIEIMISLLLGLLIVAGVIQIFISAKNTYLSQNASAVMQEDARFILTKMAQEIRMVGMFGCLATVKDSSANSDFAAAQMTPVRWDNAASKLTLVTADVGSNGGVPTWTVVSDCKSGATATTGAATPAANQLAFPIRQLVYQFANNQILLGGAPIVSNVKNFSVMFGTANTASDTTVTAYTATPASTNLIRTVRLSIELQDATGRVKNQTFSVLTALRNRLY, encoded by the coding sequence ATGAAGTACCGGGCCAAAGGCTTCGGCCTGATCGAGATCATGATCTCACTGCTACTGGGTTTGCTTATAGTTGCTGGGGTTATTCAGATTTTCATTTCAGCCAAGAATACCTATCTGTCGCAGAACGCCTCGGCCGTTATGCAGGAGGATGCACGTTTCATCCTCACCAAGATGGCTCAGGAAATACGCATGGTCGGGATGTTTGGCTGTCTGGCGACGGTCAAAGACTCAAGCGCCAACAGTGATTTTGCCGCTGCGCAAATGACGCCAGTCCGGTGGGATAACGCCGCGTCAAAATTGACGCTGGTGACTGCGGATGTGGGAAGCAATGGAGGTGTTCCGACATGGACCGTTGTCTCCGATTGCAAGTCGGGAGCGACCGCCACAACCGGGGCGGCTACACCCGCTGCTAATCAGTTAGCGTTTCCGATACGTCAGCTCGTCTACCAGTTTGCGAATAACCAGATACTTCTGGGGGGCGCTCCCATCGTCAGTAACGTAAAAAATTTCTCGGTTATGTTCGGCACTGCCAATACGGCCTCGGACACAACTGTTACGGCTTACACCGCGACGCCTGCCAGCACGAACCTGATACGCACCGTGCGGCTCTCCATTGAGCTTCAAGATGCAACAGGTCGGGTTAAAAACCAGACGTTCAGCGTTCTCACCGCTTTACGTAACCGTCTCTATTAG
- a CDS encoding pilus assembly protein has product MPNVEWCRRARLYLGRLLLGVLLGLYGSATAYAAFVPSDSPLLTVGSVTPNVMLLVDDSGSMNSIIWASGFDPNADPVQVYTCNSDFNCSNVTAMDMTDTNYFVGNLRAGGCDAGYDGFYKFTTRTRVCLKLPDPVGNGNTRYTTAYISYLLYATSLSKKDYTDDSIPDDYRINVARTVSAALVASNRNLRIGLATFNPPTSGNAGPGGNIARAISDLSQTNATSAAQANANYNSLISSINSLGAIANTPLAEAYYEVTRYFRGMTPYYNTTPSTYTSPIQYRCQRNYGVVITDGLPTYDRTFPTNDPLGGANLPNWDGKNNDGDNLNGDGEGDTLYLDDIAKFAYDIDMRTGGTDAANKGWDATDFPKQNMFTYTVGFTAANAMLSDAAVYGKGIYYQATDSAGLNTALSAALNDITSRAGTGGGVASNSSLSTSSVYFQTQYDPTDWRGTIKAFPIATDGTVNTTTPIWSTDKQIVPGIAPTYESWNSLTNAVIPLSFLNFSLPQQLVLSANLPLGISGLDLVQWSKGTNKTGLKTRTVLLGDVINSPLAYASPTDNPASDPASDNSYSTYLDIKSNSMNPTLVVNANDGLVNVIDPSTGKRLYAYMPSTVLSNLHYVADPNYINGVSHKFLVDGQISIVDVQFASSWKTLAIGGAGSGGKGFYALQLFNAGTSNTVKALWDISSVTAGFANMGYAYAKPEVAQLPDGRWAAFISNGYGSTNGVASLFVVDVSNGALIKEIAVDTSGNNGLSSVKLRVNAQSVVQYAYGGDLKGQMWKFDFTGQTASTWKVGLGGSPLFTASGGANQPITAQPVVGNNPNGGKMVYFGTGKLLEASDKTTTATQAFYAVWDNDGTSANYRESDLVAQAITSSAQFFTTTQNDVNYAAKKGFYLPLIYNNFATGERIIYAAVLAFGRVQFTTAIVDTTDPCSSSGSGRFGDLDALNGKMLSYPVLDTNGDGQINSSDATSSGYLVSGGVPSVVRLDKANGNQAIVAGGLAIPPTGTELGGVSDRRIMWRQIR; this is encoded by the coding sequence ATGCCAAACGTTGAGTGGTGCCGCAGAGCAAGGCTTTATTTGGGCAGGCTGTTGTTGGGTGTACTGCTTGGCCTTTATGGCTCGGCCACTGCATACGCTGCTTTTGTACCGTCAGACTCGCCTTTGTTAACGGTAGGGTCAGTGACTCCGAACGTGATGCTCCTGGTCGACGACTCTGGGAGTATGAACAGCATTATCTGGGCCTCAGGGTTCGATCCCAACGCGGATCCGGTGCAGGTGTACACCTGCAATTCGGATTTCAACTGCAGTAATGTCACTGCAATGGATATGACGGACACCAATTATTTTGTAGGAAACCTCCGCGCTGGCGGGTGCGATGCCGGGTACGATGGTTTCTACAAGTTCACCACACGTACGCGCGTCTGTCTCAAGCTCCCCGACCCTGTCGGTAACGGTAACACTCGTTACACCACTGCTTACATCAGCTACTTGCTTTACGCCACGTCGTTGTCCAAAAAAGACTACACGGATGATTCTATTCCCGATGATTACAGAATCAATGTCGCGCGCACGGTGTCTGCCGCGCTGGTGGCCAGCAATCGAAATCTGCGCATTGGCCTGGCCACCTTCAATCCCCCTACGAGCGGAAACGCCGGGCCTGGCGGCAACATCGCGAGGGCGATCAGCGATCTGTCCCAGACGAACGCTACAAGCGCCGCGCAAGCCAATGCCAACTACAACTCGTTGATCTCGTCCATCAATAGCCTTGGAGCCATCGCCAACACGCCACTGGCCGAAGCCTATTACGAGGTGACCCGCTACTTTCGAGGAATGACGCCCTATTACAATACAACGCCTTCTACCTATACCAGCCCGATTCAGTACCGTTGCCAGCGCAACTATGGCGTCGTTATCACCGATGGTCTGCCGACCTACGACCGGACCTTTCCCACTAATGATCCTTTGGGCGGTGCCAATCTGCCTAATTGGGACGGCAAGAATAACGACGGTGATAACCTCAATGGCGATGGAGAGGGTGACACCCTTTACCTGGACGATATCGCGAAATTCGCCTACGACATCGATATGCGAACGGGCGGGACCGATGCCGCCAACAAGGGGTGGGATGCCACCGACTTCCCCAAGCAGAATATGTTTACCTACACCGTTGGATTCACAGCCGCTAATGCCATGCTTTCCGACGCAGCGGTTTACGGAAAGGGTATCTACTATCAAGCGACTGACAGTGCGGGTTTGAATACGGCTTTGTCCGCAGCCCTGAATGACATCACCTCTCGCGCAGGAACCGGGGGAGGTGTAGCGTCTAACTCGTCTTTGTCCACCAGTTCTGTTTATTTCCAGACTCAATACGATCCGACTGATTGGCGCGGTACGATCAAGGCTTTTCCCATTGCGACTGATGGAACGGTGAATACCACGACGCCTATCTGGTCCACTGACAAGCAGATCGTTCCGGGCATTGCTCCTACTTATGAGTCTTGGAACTCTCTGACCAATGCCGTTATTCCGCTGTCTTTTCTCAACTTTTCACTGCCGCAGCAGCTCGTGCTCAGCGCCAATTTGCCACTCGGAATTTCTGGACTGGACTTGGTGCAATGGAGTAAGGGGACGAACAAGACAGGATTGAAAACGCGTACGGTGTTGCTCGGTGATGTAATCAACTCGCCCTTGGCGTACGCTTCACCTACCGATAATCCAGCGTCTGATCCGGCCTCTGATAATAGCTATTCCACGTATCTGGATATCAAATCAAACTCAATGAACCCCACCCTCGTGGTCAACGCCAACGATGGGTTGGTCAACGTGATAGACCCATCGACGGGTAAAAGGCTGTACGCGTATATGCCTTCCACGGTGCTCTCGAACCTGCATTACGTCGCGGATCCCAATTACATCAATGGCGTCTCTCACAAATTTTTGGTGGATGGGCAAATTTCTATCGTAGATGTGCAGTTTGCTTCGTCCTGGAAAACTTTAGCCATCGGGGGCGCGGGCTCCGGTGGCAAGGGGTTCTATGCGCTACAGCTGTTCAACGCGGGTACCTCTAATACAGTTAAAGCGCTTTGGGACATCAGCAGTGTGACTGCGGGTTTTGCCAATATGGGCTACGCCTATGCCAAGCCGGAGGTGGCTCAATTACCAGATGGCAGATGGGCAGCCTTCATCTCCAATGGCTATGGCAGCACCAATGGCGTGGCGTCACTCTTTGTCGTCGATGTCAGCAATGGGGCCCTGATAAAAGAGATTGCCGTTGATACCTCAGGCAACAATGGATTGTCTTCAGTCAAGCTACGCGTCAATGCTCAGAGCGTTGTTCAGTACGCTTATGGCGGTGATCTGAAGGGTCAGATGTGGAAGTTTGATTTTACGGGACAAACCGCATCCACCTGGAAAGTAGGACTGGGTGGAAGTCCACTGTTCACTGCTTCAGGAGGGGCGAATCAGCCAATCACTGCTCAGCCGGTCGTGGGAAATAACCCGAACGGCGGCAAGATGGTTTATTTCGGCACCGGTAAATTGCTGGAAGCGTCGGACAAAACCACGACAGCGACTCAGGCGTTTTATGCGGTCTGGGACAACGACGGAACGAGTGCCAACTATCGAGAGAGTGATCTCGTGGCGCAAGCCATTACATCCTCAGCGCAATTCTTCACCACCACTCAGAACGATGTGAATTACGCCGCCAAGAAAGGTTTTTACCTTCCGCTGATTTACAACAACTTCGCGACGGGTGAGCGGATTATCTATGCTGCCGTACTCGCATTCGGCCGTGTTCAGTTCACTACCGCGATTGTGGACACTACGGATCCTTGCTCAAGTTCGGGGTCCGGCAGGTTCGGTGACCTGGATGCCTTGAACGGGAAAATGCTCAGCTACCCGGTTCTGGATACAAACGGTGACGGGCAGATTAACAGCAGTGACGCTACCTCAAGCGGCTACCTGGTGAGCGGCGGTGTGCCTTCGGTTGTCAGGCTTGATAAAGCTAATGGTAATCAGGCTATTGTGGCGGGCGGTCTGGCTATTCCTCCGACAGGCACCGAGTTAGGTGGGGTTTCGGACCGACGCATCATGTGGCGACAGATCAGATGA
- a CDS encoding pilus assembly PilX family protein codes for MNVSAQRGAVLIVSLVFLLLLTLLATSSMQNATLQEKVAGTLKRRDASFQAAETALRIAEAKIVAPGFSLQGCSSPAKCLPPPEALTLSNSGAGGSSGVDWVATRGGFYGIQHVGQTDQPAGGADGQFWTLYRVTAIGIEGDSRTVLESIHTQERRVMWRQRQ; via the coding sequence ATGAACGTGAGTGCACAACGTGGTGCGGTGTTGATCGTCAGCCTGGTGTTTCTGTTGTTGCTGACCCTGTTGGCGACATCGTCGATGCAGAACGCCACGCTCCAGGAAAAGGTCGCCGGCACGCTCAAGCGCCGCGATGCGTCGTTTCAGGCTGCCGAAACAGCGCTGCGCATCGCGGAAGCAAAAATTGTGGCACCGGGTTTTTCCCTGCAGGGCTGTTCGTCGCCCGCGAAGTGTCTGCCGCCGCCCGAAGCGCTGACCCTTTCCAACAGCGGCGCCGGCGGGTCTTCAGGAGTGGATTGGGTCGCAACGCGGGGTGGTTTCTACGGCATTCAGCATGTCGGCCAAACCGACCAACCTGCCGGTGGCGCAGACGGTCAATTTTGGACCTTGTACCGCGTGACGGCCATTGGCATCGAAGGCGACTCACGGACTGTGCTCGAAAGCATCCACACCCAGGAGCGTCGCGTGATGTGGCGGCAGCGGCAATGA
- a CDS encoding type IV pilin protein produces the protein MSDSKTKGFTLIELMIVVAIVGILAAIAYPSYTEYVRRTHRTEIAGVLMEQSQALERFYTKNGTYVAAPVAGSNAWYTVAVAPTATDFILTATPVPDSMMNGDKCGNFQITNTGLRTNSTGLSNKDCWGR, from the coding sequence ATGTCGGACAGTAAAACGAAGGGATTCACCCTCATAGAACTGATGATCGTGGTGGCGATTGTGGGTATTCTCGCGGCCATTGCTTACCCCAGTTATACCGAGTACGTGCGGCGCACTCATCGGACCGAGATTGCCGGAGTCCTGATGGAGCAAAGCCAGGCTTTAGAGCGTTTCTATACCAAGAACGGTACCTATGTCGCTGCGCCGGTCGCAGGCTCCAATGCCTGGTACACCGTTGCCGTAGCACCCACCGCTACAGACTTCATTTTGACGGCAACACCCGTCCCCGACTCCATGATGAACGGCGACAAGTGCGGCAATTTCCAGATCACCAACACTGGCTTGCGCACCAATTCCACCGGCCTGTCGAACAAAGACTGTTGGGGCCGTTGA
- a CDS encoding PilW family protein has protein sequence MRPLEKGFGLVEVMLALVLGLVMSLALAQIFISSKSSYASQTSSASLQEDARFVLSKMVQEVRLAGMFGCLGTVEDASAGKGFSKAFQDPITWDANSKTLTLATAGTGEGGGWSTWVIHTDCVTTASAYSNGRAPRLSAGETAMPIHRQVYRFNKARNELSLNGQSLVSNVGAFSVLFGVAGSLNDRSIARYAATAEPSLIRSVRLTLTLFDPAGRVQEQTVDVVAAIRNRLG, from the coding sequence ATGAGGCCTCTGGAGAAGGGCTTTGGCCTCGTCGAAGTCATGCTGGCGCTGGTCTTGGGATTGGTGATGTCGCTGGCCTTGGCGCAGATATTCATCAGCTCGAAGAGCAGCTATGCCAGTCAGACATCGTCCGCCAGCCTGCAGGAAGACGCACGATTCGTGCTCAGCAAAATGGTCCAGGAAGTGCGGCTGGCGGGCATGTTCGGCTGCCTGGGGACGGTCGAGGACGCGAGTGCCGGCAAAGGCTTTTCCAAGGCGTTTCAAGACCCCATCACGTGGGACGCCAATTCGAAAACTCTGACCCTCGCCACGGCCGGGACCGGGGAGGGCGGTGGCTGGTCGACCTGGGTCATTCACACTGACTGCGTGACGACCGCCAGCGCGTACTCCAACGGCCGGGCGCCTCGGCTTTCCGCAGGTGAGACCGCGATGCCCATTCACCGGCAGGTCTATCGCTTCAACAAGGCACGCAATGAGCTGTCCCTGAACGGCCAGTCGCTGGTCAGCAACGTGGGCGCGTTCAGTGTGCTGTTCGGCGTCGCCGGATCGCTCAACGATCGCTCCATCGCGCGTTACGCTGCCACTGCCGAGCCCTCGTTGATCCGCAGCGTACGCCTGACCCTCACCCTGTTCGACCCCGCAGGCCGGGTGCAGGAGCAAACCGTTGATGTCGTTGCCGCCATCCGTAATCGGCTGGGATGA
- a CDS encoding sigma-54-dependent transcriptional regulator: MSQRQKILIVDDEPDIRELLEITLGRMKLDTRSARNVKEAQEWLAREAFDLCLTDMRLPDGNGLELVQHIQKRHNQVPVAMITAHGSLDTAIHALKAGAFDFLTKPVDLTRLRELVTSALRLRIAPAEDNRIDHRLLGSSPPMQALRKQIAKLARSQAPIYISGESGSGKELVARLIHEQGPRAEQSFVPVNCGAIPSELMESEFFGHRKGSFTGAHEDKPGLFQVANGGTLFLDEVADLPLAMQVKLLRAIQEKSVRAIGGQQEQVVDVRVLCATHKDLNQEVAAGRFRQDLYYRLNVIELRVPPLRERREDIEEIANSVLRRLAESAGEPATLLPPHALAALKGYRFPGNVRELENMLERAYTLCDNDQINIEDLRLAEPSRPTEQDGPSLANIDNLEDYLESIERKLILQALEETRWNRTAAAQRLNLTFRSMRYRLKKLGLE; this comes from the coding sequence ATGAGCCAACGGCAAAAGATCCTGATCGTCGACGATGAGCCGGACATTCGTGAGTTGCTGGAAATCACGCTCGGACGGATGAAACTGGACACTCGCAGCGCGCGCAACGTCAAGGAAGCCCAGGAGTGGCTGGCGCGCGAGGCATTCGACCTGTGCCTGACCGACATGCGTCTGCCGGATGGCAATGGCCTGGAGTTGGTGCAGCACATTCAGAAGCGCCACAACCAGGTACCGGTGGCGATGATCACCGCCCACGGCAGCCTCGACACGGCAATCCATGCACTGAAAGCCGGCGCGTTCGACTTCTTGACCAAGCCGGTCGACCTGACGCGATTACGTGAGTTGGTGACCAGCGCCTTGCGCCTGCGCATCGCCCCTGCCGAAGACAACCGCATCGACCATCGCCTGCTGGGCAGCTCTCCACCGATGCAGGCGCTGCGTAAGCAAATCGCCAAACTGGCGCGTAGCCAGGCGCCGATCTATATCAGCGGCGAGTCGGGCAGCGGCAAGGAGCTGGTCGCACGGTTGATTCACGAGCAAGGCCCGCGCGCCGAGCAGTCGTTCGTACCCGTCAACTGTGGCGCGATCCCGTCGGAACTGATGGAAAGCGAATTCTTCGGGCACCGCAAAGGCAGTTTCACTGGCGCCCATGAAGACAAACCCGGGCTGTTTCAAGTGGCCAATGGCGGGACGCTGTTTCTGGATGAAGTGGCTGATCTGCCGCTGGCGATGCAGGTGAAGCTGCTCCGCGCGATCCAGGAAAAATCCGTTCGCGCGATTGGCGGCCAGCAGGAGCAAGTGGTGGACGTTCGCGTGCTGTGCGCGACTCACAAGGACCTCAATCAGGAAGTAGCCGCCGGGCGTTTTCGGCAGGATTTGTATTACCGGCTGAACGTCATCGAACTGCGCGTCCCGCCCCTGCGCGAGCGCCGCGAAGACATTGAAGAGATCGCCAACAGCGTGCTGCGCCGCCTGGCCGAATCCGCCGGAGAGCCTGCCACCCTTCTCCCGCCCCACGCGCTGGCGGCCCTCAAGGGCTACCGTTTTCCCGGCAATGTGCGCGAGCTGGAAAACATGCTGGAACGTGCATACACACTCTGCGATAACGATCAGATCAATATCGAGGACCTGCGCCTTGCCGAGCCGTCACGCCCTACTGAGCAGGACGGCCCGAGCCTGGCCAACATCGATAACCTGGAAGACTATCTGGAGAGCATCGAGCGCAAACTGATCCTGCAGGCGCTGGAGGAAACTCGCTGGAATCGTACGGCGGCGGCGCAGCGCTTGAATTTGACGTTCAGGTCGATGCGTTATCGGCTGAAGAAGCTGGGGCTGGAGTGA
- the pilV gene encoding type IV pilus modification protein PilV: MNARIDPRQQGTTLIEVLVALLVLAIGLLGAAALQLNALKYTDSSRLSSQASFIAYDMMDRIRANPDADYSLTSLAAVPSGPNLNVPRTQDLYDFKTNIRTLDPVTGDGTIAVDPVNKRLVTITVIWSDARAANTATFLQTFKVTSRVAIDPKVTQ, translated from the coding sequence ATGAACGCCAGAATTGATCCCAGGCAACAAGGCACGACGCTCATTGAGGTATTGGTCGCCCTGCTTGTTCTGGCGATTGGGCTTCTGGGCGCGGCGGCACTCCAGTTAAATGCGTTGAAGTACACCGACAGTTCAAGGCTCAGCAGTCAGGCCAGTTTTATCGCGTACGACATGATGGACCGCATACGTGCCAATCCTGATGCTGACTATAGTCTGACGTCCCTGGCGGCGGTGCCTTCTGGTCCCAATCTGAATGTTCCGCGCACGCAGGACCTCTACGACTTCAAGACCAATATCCGAACTCTCGACCCGGTTACGGGCGATGGGACGATTGCGGTGGATCCGGTAAATAAGAGGTTGGTCACCATTACTGTCATCTGGAGTGATGCTCGGGCGGCCAATACGGCAACTTTCTTGCAGACCTTCAAGGTGACGAGTCGTGTGGCGATAGACCCGAAGGTGACGCAATGA
- a CDS encoding pilus assembly PilX family protein, whose amino-acid sequence MALLVSLVFLLLLTLIGISSMQNATLQEKMSGSVKLRNESFQIAEAAARMGESAVQANDYKLATCTKCAPPPEATSVQAPGANSTSGVIWYATTGVTGGFWAVQKIATTKDPVNVNFVGEDEGRSWTLYRITGVGVSGNSRTVVESIYAKR is encoded by the coding sequence ATGGCGCTGCTCGTCAGTCTGGTGTTTCTCTTGCTGCTGACGTTGATCGGGATCTCATCGATGCAGAACGCGACGCTTCAGGAGAAGATGTCGGGCAGCGTTAAGTTGCGCAATGAGTCATTTCAGATCGCAGAGGCGGCTGCGCGTATGGGGGAGTCTGCAGTTCAGGCCAATGATTACAAACTGGCGACGTGCACAAAATGCGCTCCACCTCCGGAAGCTACAAGCGTACAGGCACCGGGTGCGAACAGTACCTCGGGAGTGATCTGGTACGCGACGACGGGCGTGACGGGAGGCTTTTGGGCGGTGCAGAAAATTGCGACAACAAAGGACCCGGTTAACGTCAATTTTGTCGGAGAGGATGAAGGTAGATCTTGGACGCTGTATCGCATCACCGGCGTAGGCGTGTCGGGTAACTCGCGCACTGTAGTGGAAAGTATTTATGCCAAACGTTGA